Proteins encoded by one window of Streptomyces clavuligerus:
- a CDS encoding S-adenosylmethionine:tRNA ribosyltransferase-isomerase — protein MAERADAPVALRVPDELSAGVPAEVRGAGRDDVRLLVSRGERVSHRVFGELPGLLRAGDVLVVNTSRTLPAAVNGRVQGEPVVVHFSTRGDDGRWAVELRTPDGRGSSLPRAGGPVGAVVRLPGGERLVQEAPLSPGSGRLWWAWVSTPVPELLGRCGRPIRYGYTAGDQPLSAYQTVFARRSPDGSGSAEMPSAARPFTERTVAALVRRGVQFAPVVLHTGVASAEAHEPPYPERFAVPAASAWLVNAARAGGGRILAVGTTAVRALESATGADGVVREASGWTDLVIGPKRGVRAVDGLLTGLHEPAASHLLMLEAIAGRPALSRAYDEALRGLYLWHEFGDVHLVLPDDYPYSLNCWSNAS, from the coding sequence ATGGCGGAGAGGGCCGACGCGCCGGTGGCGCTGCGGGTGCCCGACGAGTTGTCGGCAGGGGTGCCGGCGGAGGTGCGGGGTGCGGGGCGGGACGACGTCCGGCTGCTGGTCTCGCGCGGTGAGCGGGTCTCGCACCGGGTCTTCGGGGAGCTGCCGGGGCTGCTGCGGGCCGGGGACGTGCTGGTCGTCAATACGTCGCGGACGCTGCCCGCCGCCGTGAACGGGCGGGTGCAGGGCGAGCCGGTCGTCGTCCACTTCTCGACCCGGGGGGACGACGGCCGGTGGGCGGTGGAGCTGCGGACGCCCGACGGCCGGGGCAGCAGTCTGCCGAGGGCGGGCGGCCCGGTGGGCGCGGTGGTCCGGCTGCCCGGGGGTGAGCGGCTGGTGCAGGAGGCGCCGCTCTCCCCCGGCTCCGGGCGGCTGTGGTGGGCGTGGGTATCCACGCCGGTCCCGGAGCTGCTGGGGCGCTGCGGCAGGCCTATCCGGTACGGGTACACCGCCGGGGACCAGCCGCTCTCCGCGTATCAGACGGTGTTCGCGCGGCGCTCCCCCGACGGCTCGGGCTCGGCGGAGATGCCGAGTGCGGCGCGTCCCTTCACAGAGCGGACGGTGGCGGCGCTGGTGCGCCGGGGGGTGCAGTTCGCCCCGGTCGTCCTGCACACGGGGGTGGCGTCGGCGGAGGCGCACGAGCCTCCGTACCCGGAGCGCTTCGCGGTCCCGGCGGCGTCGGCGTGGCTGGTGAACGCGGCGCGCGCGGGCGGTGGCCGGATCTTGGCGGTGGGGACGACGGCGGTGCGGGCCCTGGAGTCCGCGACGGGGGCGGACGGCGTGGTGCGGGAGGCGTCGGGGTGGACCGATCTGGTGATCGGCCCGAAGCGGGGGGTGCGGGCCGTGGACGGGCTGCTGACCGGGCTGCACGAGCCCGCTGCGTCCCATCTGCTGATGCTGGAGGCCATCGCGGGCAGGCCCGCGCTGAGCCGTGCGTACGACGAGGCGCTGCGGGGGCTCTATCTCTGGCACGAGTTCGGGGACGTCCATCTCGTACTTCCGGATGACTATCCTTACTCATTGAATTGCTGGAGCAACGCATCGTAA